CTCGTAGTACATGCGTAATAGCCATGTAATGATCATCCACAGCTACTGCGAAGTTATAGGTAGGCATACCGTCTTTCTTCTGGATAACCCAGTCACCTGAAATAGATTGAGACTCAAAGCGAATAGGTCCTTTAACCATATCATTAAATTCATAAACCGTGTTTTCTGGAACCCGGAAACGAATAGCTGGAACCCGTCCTTCCGCTTCAAAAGCAGCTTGTTCCTCTTCGGTTAAATGAGCGTGTTGTCCACCATAATGAGGCATTTCACCGCGTGCTCTTTGTGCTTCCCGCTCTGCTTCTAATTCTTCCTCTGTCATATAGCACTTATATGCTTTATCTTCAGCTAAAAGTTGCTCGATTAATGGCCGATAAATATCCAGCCGTTCAGATTGACGATAAGGACCATATTCCCCCGGATTAACCGCTGACTCATCCCAGTCAATACCTAACCAACTTAAATTCTCTAATTGACTCGCTTCCCCATGAGCTAAATTACGCTTCGTATCCGTATCTTCTGTACGAATTACAAAATCTCCATCATTATGTCTAGCAAATAAATAGTTAAATAAAGCAGTCCGAGCATTCCCAATGTGTAGCTCTCCTGTTGGACTCGGTGCATATCTTACGCGAATTTTATCACTCATATTCAAACTCCTTTTCTCATTGTCTCGTTTATTATAAGCTTATCCATCCTTGTTTACAAATTGATCTTAGATGTTTTAAATAGGCTTAGCAAAAATCATCCGTCCCGCTGCCGTCTGTAAGGCACTCGTTACTATCACAGAAATCTCTTCATTCATATAATTCTGACCGTCTTCAACTACAATCATCGTGCCATCATCCAAATAAGCTACACCTTGCTTGCGTTCTGTTCCGGCCTTAATAATAAATACTGATAGTTCCTCACCGGGTATTAGAATAGGTTTGAGAGCATTCGCCAATTCATTAATATTAAAGACAGTAATATTCTGGAATTCACACACTTTATTTAAATTATAATCATTCGTTACGACAACCGCATCAATCATCTTAGCCAGACGAACCAATTTGCTATCCACATCGGTCAAATCATCAAAGTCACCTTCATAAGACTCAAGAGATACGTTCGCATCACTTTGTAATTCATTGAGAATATCTAACCCACGTCGACCCTTAGCCCGTTTAAGATTATCAGAAGAGTCCGCAATCAATTGTAATTCATGCAGAACAAAATTAGGGATTAATAACGTGCCTTCAATAAAGTTTGTTCGCACAATATCAACAATCCGCCCATCAATAATCACGCTGGTATCTAAAAGTTTATAAGGTTGGAAATTTTCATGCGGTGTATTGACAGGTTCCTGAGGCAATTCTACCTCTTCTTTTATAGGCTGCACATCTTCTGCTTTATTTTTTTCACCCTGGCGTAATAGTTTCCAATTCTCAAAAGAATCGATAATTTCTTCTTCTCGACTTCTTACCGTTTGATAACCAACAAGTGCTAAAACAATCGAAGAAACCACTGGTAAAGTCGTAGATAGAAAAGGGATATTCAAAGCTGTAAAAGGTAATGAAACTAAGTAACCAATCACTAAACCAATTAATGTGCCAATAGTATGAATAACCAAACTAAGTGGTCTTTGCCGATTAATCCAATCAATTAACCGTGAAATCGTTCGTTCGATAATTGGTGCAATCAGAAGTCCCAATAGAATAAAAATAAAACCAAATATAACTGCATTAATCAAGGGATTACCCAGGAATTGATTGCTCACATCCATGCTCATCCAAATAGCTGGACCTACTGTAATACCGAAACTCAAGCCGATAATGCCACTCAATAACGTAATAATTTTGCGATACATTTATTTCACCTCCATCTAAGTCGGAAAGACAATGGAAATAGCCTGTCGAACCGTTCGCACAGGAATAATTTCAATAGCTAAATCAATATCTAAGTCTTCATAGTTCGTTTGTGGTATAAAAACTCGTTTAAAGCCTAATTTATGTGCTTCTTTTATTCTTTCCTTCACCTGACTAACCCGGCGAACTTCTCCGGTTAAGCCAATTTCGCCAATAAAACAATCTTTAATATCAATAGCCTTCTCCCAATAACTCGATGCAATACTTACAGCAATCGCCAAATCAATCGCTGGTTCGTTCAAACGAACGCCCCCAGTGGTTTTAAAGAAAGCATCTTGATTTTGGACTAAGAGTCCACAATGCTTTTCCATAACTGCCAACATCAGGTTCACTCGTTGGTAATCAATGCCACTGACTGTTCGTCTAGCGTTTCCGAATACGGTCGGCGTCATTAAAGATTGAATCTCGGCTAACATAACCCGGGTTCCTTCAAGCGATGGTATAACAGCTGAGCCTGTGGCACCCGGAATTCGCTCTTCAAGAAATAATTGCGAAGGATTCGCTACTTCTTGTAGGCCCGTATCCTGCATCTCAAATACACCCATCTCATGTGTAGAACCAAAACGATTTTTCACCGCTCTTAAGATACGGAAGCGATTAAATTCCTCTCCTTCAAAGTAGAGCACTGTATCTACCATATGCTCTAACATCCGAGGTCCTGCAATATTTCCTTCCTTGGTTACATGGCCTACGATGAAGATAGCAATATGATTTTCTTTAGCAATGCGCATTAAAGTCGCAGTAGCTTCGCGGACTTGCGCTACGCTTCCAGCCACACCATTATGTTCTGGGACTTGCATGGTTTGGATGGAATCAATCACAACAAAATCAGGAGCAAGTCTTTGTATTTCCTGGGCAATAATCGTTAAATCAGTCTCAGACATTAAGTAAAATTCATCGTTGGTCACGTCTAAGCGTTCAGCTCTAAGCTTAATTTGCGAAAGACTTTCCTCACCAGAAACATAGAGAATATTCTCCTTGTTATTAGCTAGTTGAATCGAAATTTGTAAGAGCAAGGTTGACTTACCAATACCAGGATCTCCTCCAATCAGTACCAATGACCCTGGAACAATACCACCACCTAAAACGCGGTCAAATTCCTGGGACTGAGTTTTGATTCGATTCTCCTGACTCGCTTGAATATCTTTTAAGGTATAGGCTCCAGGCGCTGTCTCATTCTTAGCAATACTAACCTGAATTGCTGGCTTGTTTGATGGCGCAACTTGTAGTTGCTCTTCCATCTGGTTCCAAGCACCACAATTAGGACATTTGCCCAACCACTTAGGGGATTCATAACCACAGGCCAAACATTCGTAAATCGTTCGTTTCTTGGCCAATTATGCTTCCTCCTGCAGGTGATTATTATCATCGGAAGAACCAAAACCACCACTTCTAACCGCTTGGCCGCCTTCATCGCCATCTATCAGTAAAAACGGAACAAATATTCCCTGAGCAATGCGATCTCCTTTACGAATAGTATAGTCACTTAAACCAAAATTAATTAACTGAACATAAATATGTCCTTCATTGGATGGATTATTATAATAATCTGCATCAATCACACCAAAGCCATTCGGTAACATAAGACGTCGCTTAAGGGGATTGCTGGAGCGATTTACAATTTGCAAATACTCATCTTCTTGCATATAAGCTTTTAAACCAGTCGGCACAAGGGTTGGCTGAAGTATCTCTGCCTCTGTGGCTCTCGATGTGTCCTGGCCGCTCCCATGAATCCATTGTTTCAATTCTAAAGCCACGTGCTTAAAAATTTGCTTATAGAAACTTGGCAATACAACATCTTCTGCCGCGGCAATGTCATAGCCTGCAGCATGTGTGGTCGCTCTTTGAGGTAACTCGATATTTTGCGCTTGATAGGCTTGAATAACTTCAAAGCCGCGTTTTCTCTCTTGACTCACTTTATCATCCCTTCAATTAACTACTGACCTTATCATAGCAAACTTTTACGAATAGGTGGATGATTCTTTTAGATTTTTCACAAAATAAAACAGAATATTCACAATTACTTTATAGCTTTAGTTTTTCTTCCTTTAAGCAAAAATAGATCCCTCTTCAACCATCAAAACGAGACAGTTGAGAAGGGCACTATCTTAAGACAATTGCGTAGGTTATGCTTGGTAATTGTCAACGGCTTCCTGGTTGATCCATACTGAAACAGATCCTGGCCCCACTGGAAACAGACCGTCTCCATTCTCATCGATTTCTACAACTGCATCATTATTTCCCAAATAATCAACAAATTTTTTGCCTGAATTTGCCCGGCCCATATGCATTTGCTTTTCACTCATATCCCCATTGGTCATAATTACGGCTAGACCATTCGGAAATTCATCGTTACCCAAACGGGTCCAACCAATACACTGTGCATCATCGAAATAACGTATTTCTTCTCCATAGGCATGATACTTACGCAAATAAAGCAAACCATCTAATTCATACTGTAAGCCATCAAATGGATGCTCATTCTTCACACCATAATAATCCCCATAAAAAATCGTAGGGTTACCATCTTGTAACAGTAAAATCATCGCATAAGCTAATGGCTTGAACCATGGCTCAACCGACGCTTCCAGTGATTGCCCCCACTGGGTATCATGATTTTCTACAAAGGTAACGGCATTCCAAGGCTGCTCGTTAAGGAGACTTCCATCTAAGATTTTACGCATATCATAACTTCCACCTGCTTTACTCGCCATGAAGAAATTATTATGTAAGGAGACATCTACCAATTTAAATATATAATCCACATCTTGTAAATATCCACCCTCACCATCATAATCGGGATCCCAATATTCACCAAACACATAGAAATCATCTCCGTATTTTTCTTTCACATGTTTAATAAATTGCTCCATAAAATCACGGTCAATGTGTTTGATAGCGTCTAGACGGAAACCTTCAACTTCTGTTTCTTCAATATACCACTCGACCCATTTTAAAGTCTCTTCAACAACCTCTGGCTCACTATAATCCACGTCACAGAACATGAGATAATCATAGTTTCCTTTTTCGTCATCGACTGATTCATTGTCAGCCCAACCATGATTCTCATCCATAATCATAAAGATGCCGGTCTCTTCATTTAATGCATCATAATCAATACCGGAAAAGTGATAATAGTGCCAAGTAAAATCACTATATTTCCCCTTGCGTCCTGGGAAAGTGAAATGAGTCCAGCCCTCAATTTCATAAACATCAGAAATTGGTTGTTGGCGATTATTTGGATCCATCTTCAGGACGGGAAAGCGTTCCTTTTCATCCCCATTAGCTCGGTGATTCAACACCACATCTGCAATCGGTTTGATTCCTTGATCTTTCAAAGCTCGGATTGCTTGTATATACTCATCTTTCGTACCGTATTTAGTCCGAACAGTTCCTTGTTGGTCGAATTCACCCAAATCATATAAGTCATACACCCCATAACCTACATCATTCGTTCCGGTACCTTTAAAAGCCGGAGGCATCCATAGATGGGTTATGCCCAATTCATTCAAATGTTCAGCATCCTCAGCAAGTTGTTGCCAGAGCTTTCCATCATCATCTAAATACCACTCAAAATATTGCATTACTGCCGTATTAAAAGCCATATCACAACCTCTTTTCTTCTTTATAGATAAATTGTACAAAAGAAAATGCACCAAGTGAAATAATTTCACTCGATGCATGAGATTTTAATAGAAATTCCAATATTTCTCTAATTCCCATTGGGTCACTTGTTCTTGATAGGCCTCATATTCAATGGTCTTTTCTTCAATAAAATTCCTTGAAATATGTTCTCCCATCGCTTCGAGAATAACTGGTTCATTCTCAAACTCAAAGATAGCTTCCTTAAGTGTTTCAGGTAAACGGTCAATATGTTCATGGCTACGTTCATCTTGAGTCATATCAAAGATATTTCGTTGTACAGAATGTGGTGGCACAATCTGATCTTCAATACCTTTCAAGCCTGCTGCTAACAAGGCTGCTAGTGCCAAATAAGGATTCGCGGAAGGATCCACACTGCGAACCTCAACCCGTGTTGAGTTACCTCTGGCTGCTGGAATACGCACTAAGGGACTACGATTTTGACCACTCCAAGCAATATATACCGGTGCTTCATAACCGCTAACCAACCGTTTATAGGAATTGACTGTTGGATTGACAATGGCCGTGTAACCTTTAGCGTACTTCAGTAAGCCCCCAATAAAATAATGCGCTATATCCGATAACTGATCATCAGAATTTGGATCATAAAAGGCATTGCCTTCCTCCGTAAATAGAGATACATTGAAATGCATTCCACTTCCTGCGATACCATAAATCGGTTTCGGCATAAAAGTAGCATGCAGATTATGGCGTAAAGCGACTGTCTTAACAATTAACTTGAAAATTTGGATATTATCCGCTGCGGTCAAGGCATCACTATACTTCCAATCAATTTCATGTTGGCCTGGAGCATTCTCGTGATGGCTAGCTTCAATTTCAAAGCCCAATTCTTCTAACTCCAAGACAATGTCACGGCGACATGTTTCGCCTAAGTCGGTCGGCGCCAAATCAAAATATCCTCCATGATCATTCAGATTCATACTTGGATTACCGTTGCTATCTCGTTTAAATAAGAAAAATTCTGGCTCAGGCCCTAAATTGAAAGAAGTAAAACCAAAGTCCTTTAATCGATTCAAGACGCGTTTTAAATTATTACGTGGATCGCCTAGAAAAGACAGATGGTTTTGGTCATCGACGTCACAGATAAGTGAAGCAACACGCCCCCCCTCACCATTCCAGTTATATACCAACCATGTGTCTAAATCAGGTATTAGAAACATATCACTTTCTTCAATTCGCACAAAACCATCAATGGATGACCCATCAAATCCCATTTCACCATCTAAAGCTTTCTCCAATTGTGAACGGGGAATTTCAACATTTTTTACTACTCCAAAGATATCCGTAAACATCAGTCGAATAAATCGTACATCACAGGCTTCCGCATTTTCGATAATTTCTTCTCTACTCCACTTTCTAGGACTCATCGATTTCCCTCCCATATGTTGTATTGCTTTATTATTTTAAAAGCTTTTTATATAATAGCTTATCTGGAACTAATATTCTATAATTTACTGCAAAAAAATATCTATTAATTCACCACAATAAAGTATAATTATATGTGCCAATAAATATTGTTACTTTTTTACAGATAGGTTTCAATCGAAGCTTTTTATTGTTATTTTAAATCAATTCGTTTAAACTGATAAAGTGAATTTTTCTCTACTAAAAGGAGTAAACAAAGTGAAACAGCAGAATAAAAATATATTGTCAGCTACGATAACCCTCGCTATAGCGTTACTGTCCATTTTTTTAATTTTTGCGGTACTGAGAAGCAATCAATCTGAAAATGAGATTCAACAATCTGACTCCAAGACTCTATTGCAGACTGAACCGCCCCCGTCAGAAAGCCGTCAACAGATTACTGGCTTAACTTCTGAAGAGGAGGAGCAAATACATCATAAGATGCGTAATTTTTCACTAAATAATCCTGAAAGCATTCATACTTTACAATCGCTTATCCAACCATATGCAGATGATTTACTCGCCAATCAAGCTTCTGTGCTTAATACTCTTGATATATATAACATTAATGAAGAAGATGTGAGTCAACATATTCTCCCTGATTATCCAGCCCAGTATATGAACCTAAGCCCCAAACAATTTGATGTACCTTTACTACTTCAGAAAGATCCTGAATGGCGTAATATCAAATATGGCAATGAATATTACGAACCTTTAGGGGATGCTGGTTGTGCTATATTAACTTTAGCCATGCTCGAAAGTTACTTTTCAAACAAAATAATCTTGCCGACTGATATTCTAGCCTGGAGTAAAGGGGATTATTATGTCAATAATGAAGGAACATCCTGGCTAATATTTGGTGATTTTGCTGAGGCATTTGATTATCAATTTATGAATTATGGCGGCAACTTTTATGAAGCCATGAAAGGTTTAGATAAAGGGGAGTTGATTGTTGCCTCTGTTGAACCAGGTTTTTTTACAGATATTGGGCATATTCTCTTAATTCGCGGCTACAATAATGGTAAAGTTTATGTCAATGATCCGAATGATGATTTGACTAAGATGTATAGCATTCAAGGGCTTGATGAATCGATTTTCCTTGACGAAGGCGTTAATTATTGGGGATTTACAAAATAAAAAAGAGCCAAGGAAATTTGGCTCTTTTTTATGGGTTAAATTCAGGTTGATCTGCCCTAAAAGATAAACTCGAAAATTTATTATACTCTTTCTTGAATAGTAAATTTACTGTATCTCTCGCACCACTTCTATTCTTGGCCAAAATAACTTCAACCGTATTATCAGGCATGTCGTCTTGATAAGCGTTCTGCTCTTCATCATCTTCTTTCTGATGGTAGTCTTCACGGTATAAAAAGGCAACAATATCCGCATCTTGTTCAATAGAACCTGATTCCCGAATGTCACTTAACATAGGTCTTTTATTTTGGCGATGCTCTAAACCTCTAGATAATTGCGAGAGAGCAATAACAGGAACCCCAAGTTCCTTAGCTAATTTCTTTAATTGACGGGAAATTTCTGATACTTCTTGTTGTCGGTTCTCTTTTCCAGTCCCTTCAATTAGCTGCAAGTAATCAATTACAATCAATCCCAAGTCAGGATTTTCTTGCTTAAGTCTTCGGCATTTAGCTCGGATTTCTGAAACTTTAATTCCTGCGGTATCATCAATAAAAATCGGTGCATCTTTTAATACGTCTGTTGCCACCATTAAGCTTTCCCACTCGTCTTGCGTCAATTGACCAGTTCTTAAATTGGTAGCATTTATATTGCCCTCTGCACAGATCATCCGATTTACGAGATCAACAGACCCCATTTCCAGGGAAAATACCACTACGGGAATTTTCGATTTTGTAGCTACATTCTGAGCAATATTTAGAGCAAAGGCTGTCTTACCGACTGCAGGCCTTGCAGCAATAATTATTAATTGATCGGGACGAAAACCCGTGGTTAATTTATCAAGCTCTATATAGCCACTCGGCAAACCTACTATATCTTGCTTTCTTTCAGATAATTCGACAATTCGCTCAAATGCTTCCCCGATTAACTCACGCATTGCTCTCGGTCTCGTGCTTTGACTATCATCACCGATAGATAAAATCAACTTTTCACTTTGATCAATAATATTTAAGACTTCATCGCTTTCCTCGTAGGCTAATTGACTAATCGTCTGACTCGCCGAGATAAGTCTTCTCAAAGTAGCCTTATCTCGGACAATATGAGCATAATCTTCGATGTTAGCTGCTGTCGGTGTAAATTCTGCTAAATCAAGTAAATATTCATTACCCCCAACGTTCTCTAATTGGTCATAAGAATCTAATTGATTATATAAAGTTACTAAATCAATGGAACCATTATTATCAAAAATAGTCGCCATCGCAGCAAAAATAAGCTGGTGACTTCTTTTATAGAAATCTTCTTCCTCTATTATAGCTGTGACTGTCCCCATCTTGATTGGATCTAACAGCAAAGCACCTAGAACAGATTTCTCAGCCTCTTCACTATAAGGTAAGACACGATCAAATGCTTGTTCCAATTGCTCACCTTCCTTTACATTTCACTATGTTAGCTCATCTAATATAGCATAAAAACGAAGATTTTGATAATAAAGAATTGGCTAAAATGTTTCATGTGAAACATTTTAGCCAATTCTATTACTCGCCGATTACATTAACTTTAATCGCCGCTTGAACATCTGGATGGAGTTTAATCGGTACCTCGTAATTTCCTACAGCTGATAAATTTTCTTTTAATTGTATTTTTCTACGGTCTACTTGAATATCATACTGGTCTTCTAGTTCATCGGCAATTTGCTTAGGCGTAATTGCACCAAAGAGACGACCATCTTCGCCAAGTTTCACTTTAATTTCTACAATAACATTTTCTTTTTCAATAGCTGCTTTAGTCTCTTTTGATTCTTCCAAATGTTCAGCAGCCATACGTGCTTCAGCTTTCTTTTTCGATTTTAATTGGTTTAGAGCAGCAGCGCTAGCTTCTTTAGCTAGGCCATTTTTAATTAAATAATTTCTTCCGTAACCATCTGAAACCTCAATAACATCACCTTTTTTTCCTTGTTTCTTAACGTCTTGTAATAGAATAACTTTCATAATTCTCCTCCTTATATCGCTTCAATAACTTCAATTAATTGTTGGTATGCTTCTTGGACAGATACATCGTAAATTTGAGTTGCCGCATTATTAAGATGACCTCCACCGCCAAGTTTTTCCATAATGGTCTGAACATTGATTTTTCCTAAGCTTCTTGCACTTATATTAACTTGTCCCTTATCTCTTCGATAAATGACGAAGGATGCTTCTACACCGATAATATCTAACATCATATCAGCTGTCTGCGATGGAATAATATTACTATAAATATCATTATCTTCCGCAACCGTAATAGCAGTGCCGTCTTCACGAATCTCCATCTGTTCAAGCAATTGATTCTTTTGAATAATAGATGCGTAATCTTCTTTTAAGATACGTTGAATATCATTTGTATTAGCTCCTCGTGATTTCAAATAACTGGCTGCATCAAAGGTTCGTGAACCTGTCCGGGAAGCAAAATTATTTGTATCAACAATAATTCCTGCCAACAAGGCCGTAGCCTCAAACTTACTTAGTGACTCTTCAGTATTCTGTTGATTCATGAAGAATTCCGTTATCATTTCAGATGCAGAAGAAGCATAAGGTTCAATATAGGTTAGAACAACTCTTTCTGGAAAGTCTTCACTGCGTCGATGATGATCGATAATAACAGTATCACATAGATTCAACAAGCTTTCTGCTTCGCTTAGAGACGGTCGATGATGATCTACCAATATAAGCAGAGTAGAAGCATTTACTAAAGTACTAGCTTCTTCAGGACTAATAAAAACATCTTGCATTTTTGTAGGGTTCTGTAAACTTAATAATTGAGTGATATCTTTATTCAATTTATTCTCGTTTAAGATAATATAGGCTTGTTTATTCAGTTGTTGAGTTAGCTTATAAACGCCTAAAGCAGAGCCTATTGAATCCATATCCGGAGACTTATGACCTGAAATAAGGATAACTTCGCTTTGTTGGATTGATGTTTGTAAAGCTTGGAAAACCAATTTAGCTCTTACATTAGTCCTTTTTTCACTTGGGTTTGTGTTGCCACCATAAAATCTAGCCGGACCGTCATTGGCCTTAATGACTGTCTGATCGCCACCTCTTCCTAAAGCTAACTCAAGATTTAATTGTGCTTGTTTACTTAACTCTAAGACACTATAATCATCCTCATTGGAATACGCGATACCTATACTTGCAGAAAGAGGTATGTTTCTAGCGTAAAAGTACTCTCTCAACTCATTAAAATATTGGAATTTTTCTTCTTCGAGTCGATTTAAAGATTCCTTATTCATGAGTAGAATAAAGCGTTCTTCATCTATCCGTTTAATATAAATCCCGTGTCCATTAGACCAGGCGTTTAGACGATGAATTAAATCTGCATCAATTGATGCTGCCTGATTATCATCAAGAGAATCTTGAACTTCATCATAATCATCTAGAATCAGAAAGCCGAATACAATTCGATCAAATTGACGCTGTTGCAGAATATCAGCTTCCTCACTAACGTCCATCATATATATCGCATGAACTTCTTTCTGGTGAATGACCTTAAAGGTGCATTCACCCAGGCTAACTAATTGCCATTGTTCATCACAGGATAGTTTAAGAATTTCGCTGAATATGGGATTCAATTCATCCAGACGATTACCTAAGAGATCTTCTTCGGCAAAGAAACTTTGCATAGACGGATTTAACCAACGTACTCTTAAATTATCACTATAAATAATAATACCAATAGGTGAACGAAATAGAGCATTTTCTTGAGAGTCTTTAATGTCTTTCGATAAGTCACTGGCAAGAATATTTAGATTACTTAAAATTTTATCAACATTTAAAATTATAAAAACAACTGATAGAATCAGGAGTATAAGTAACAAAACTCCAATTTGCCAAAAACGTAGTAAAGCGAATAGCATGATAAGAATATAGCTAACAACGATGATATATAATTGCCAGCGAAAATCTAAAGACTGTAATATCAGTACAAATCGCTTCAGTTTATCCTTGGAGGGCATAATTCACCTCTCTTTCTAACTTCATCCTATTTTATCATATTCATAACATTTATGCATCGTTAGAAATGTTTCACATGGAACAAAATAAAGTGGACATCCTCTCGGATGCCCACTTTACTATATTAATCTTGGACTGTAAATGGTAATAATGCCATGATACGAGCACGTTTAACAGTTGAAGTCAATGTGCGTTGGTGTTTCGCACATGTTCCTGTTACACGGCGTGGCAAGATTTTACCTTTTTCAGATATAAAGCGTTGTAAAAGTTCTGTATCTTTATAATCTGGTTGATCGATATGGTTAGCACAGAAGTGACATACGCGTCTTCTGCGTCTTCCTCCACGACGTTGAGCCATAAGTTATTCCTCCTTAATAGATTTTAAAACGGCAAGTCATCTTCTGAGATGTCGATTGGATGACCATCTTCCATAAAAGGATTACTTGATGGACTTGCATTAAAAGAATTTTGTTGTTGTGGTTCGTTATATGAAGGCTGTTGTGGCGAAGCAGTGTAATTACTCTGTGATGCGCCGTATTGATTCGAATCATATGAATTATTAGATTCCTTCGGTCTTTGTTCAGTAACTGACTTAGGCTCTAATAAATGAAACTGATCAACAACAACTTCCGTTACATAAACTCGTTGCCCTTGCTGATTTTCATAATTACGCGTCTGAATTCGGCCTTCAATCCCAACTTGTGAACCTTTACGGGTAAAGTTCGCGAAGTTCTCAGCTTGTTTGCGCCAAATAACGCAGTTAATGAAGTCAGCTTCACGTTCACCTTGTTGATTCGTAAAATTGCGATTTACTGCAATGGTAAATGTTCCCACGGCAACCCCAGACGACGTAAAACGTAAATCAACTTCTCGAGTTAAACGACCGACTAACTGGACTGTGTTCAATTTTACTCCTCCTTAAATGTTTCACGTGAAACAAATTAATCATCTAAGCGAACAACCATGTGACGTAAAATATCACGATTGATTCGAGCAAGACGATCAAATTCATCAATTGCAACGGAATCGTCTGCATTGACGTTTACAAGATGGTAAATACCTTCTTTGTAATCCTCAATTTCATAAGCAAGACGACGTTTAGCCCAATCTTTAGATTCAACGATTTCAGATCCGTTATCAGTAATAATCGCATCGAAACGTTCAACTAATTCTTTCTTATCGTCTTCATTTAAATCAGGACGAATAATATATAGAATTTCGTATTTGCGGCTCATTCTTGCACCTCCTTTTGGTCTAATTGGCTCTTTCCAGAGCAAGGAGAGTATATTCATACTCACGGTAAAATATTATAGCTTTTTTTATTCATCTAAGCAAGTTAAATTTTATTAAGAAACTTTTTTTAGATTGGAATTAAATAGAATCAAAGTAAAAATCACTAAGGAAATATATTTGAGCATATTCTTACACCTTCTGTAATTCACAATAATTAAGAGACTGTATCTTCATTCTCTGTTTCATCTGATATGTCATTCGTTCCGTCCGTTTCGTCACTTGAGACAATTAGGGTAATGGAACTTACATTTGCGCCTTCGTCTAGGCGAATAACACGTACACCTTGAGTTGCTCTTGATGTTTGGGAAACATTGTCGGTCTTTAAGCGAATGGCTACTCCTTCATCTGTCATAATCATGAGATCTTCTGTGCCATCTATCGCGACAATTCCCGCAAGTTTTCCGTTCTTATCCGTAACATTAACAGTGCGAACTCCCACACCACCTCGATTTTTAGGGGTATATGCTTCAGCAGGAGTCCGTTTACCGTAGCCTTTCTCTGTCACAATCAGAACTTCTTGATCCCTTGTTAACGTCGCGGCTCCCACGACATAATCATTTTCTTTAA
This region of Suicoccus acidiformans genomic DNA includes:
- the rpsF gene encoding 30S ribosomal protein S6, which gives rise to MSRKYEILYIIRPDLNEDDKKELVERFDAIITDNGSEIVESKDWAKRRLAYEIEDYKEGIYHLVNVNADDSVAIDEFDRLARINRDILRHMVVRLDD